One genomic window of Niveibacterium sp. SC-1 includes the following:
- a CDS encoding carboxymuconolactone decarboxylase family protein yields MEAIRANLGKAAPALYQTVARLDAEAAQFAAGAGIAEGFTHLLRLRASQINQCAFCVRMHHRDALKSGESADRIAVLPAWRETGYFDARERAALALIEAITLVAEGQVPEAVYAQAAEVLDEAAIAAVEWLGVVINAWNRIAIASRYPVHA; encoded by the coding sequence ATGGAAGCAATCCGCGCAAACCTTGGCAAGGCCGCACCAGCGCTCTATCAAACCGTCGCCAGGCTCGACGCCGAGGCCGCTCAGTTCGCCGCGGGCGCCGGCATCGCCGAAGGCTTCACCCATCTGCTGCGCCTGCGCGCTTCCCAGATCAACCAGTGCGCCTTCTGTGTGCGCATGCATCACCGCGACGCTCTCAAGAGCGGCGAATCGGCCGACCGCATCGCGGTGCTGCCCGCCTGGCGGGAAACCGGCTACTTCGACGCGCGCGAGCGCGCGGCCCTCGCGCTGATCGAGGCCATCACCCTGGTGGCCGAGGGGCAGGTGCCGGAGGCCGTCTATGCGCAAGCGGCAGAGGTGCTCGACGAAGCGGCGATTGCGGCGGTGGAATGGTTGGGCGTAGTGATCAACGCCTGGAACCGCATCGCGATAGCCAGCCGCTACCCGGTGCATGCCTGA
- a CDS encoding FkbM family methyltransferase, whose product MLKALFKQAVGEQRWLFMSWYRQHFGLAAALSAYLRLLRDQGMGSAPNTLTGGRVYLRPGTTDQDVYAEIFLSREYELELGSPGFVIDAGAHIGLAAVYFASRYPQAVVVAIEPEPSNFELLLRNVRAHDNIRPLRAGLWSRKTHLRIENPGVETWSFRVVEDASGQGIPAVGIADLMSEFALPRIDVLKMDIEGSEVEVLRDAPAWLDAVGALVIELHDRFRPGCTEALEAALQGRDCRRSHSGESIVLAGLARPALAH is encoded by the coding sequence ATGCTCAAGGCATTGTTCAAGCAGGCGGTAGGTGAGCAGCGCTGGCTCTTCATGAGCTGGTACCGGCAACACTTCGGCCTCGCGGCAGCCCTGTCGGCCTATCTCAGGCTGCTGCGCGACCAGGGCATGGGCAGCGCGCCCAACACGCTCACGGGCGGCAGGGTTTATCTGCGTCCCGGCACGACCGACCAGGATGTCTATGCCGAGATCTTCCTGTCTCGCGAATACGAACTGGAACTGGGGTCGCCGGGATTCGTGATCGACGCCGGCGCGCACATCGGGCTGGCTGCCGTGTACTTCGCCAGCCGCTATCCGCAGGCCGTAGTGGTGGCGATCGAGCCTGAACCGTCGAACTTCGAGCTTCTGCTGCGCAACGTGCGCGCGCACGACAACATCCGACCGCTGCGTGCGGGTCTCTGGAGCCGCAAGACGCATCTGCGGATCGAGAACCCGGGTGTGGAAACCTGGAGTTTCCGCGTCGTCGAGGACGCCTCCGGGCAAGGCATTCCGGCGGTGGGCATCGCCGACCTCATGAGCGAGTTCGCGCTGCCGCGCATCGATGTGCTCAAGATGGATATTGAAGGTTCCGAGGTGGAGGTCCTGCGCGACGCGCCGGCCTGGCTTGATGCGGTGGGCGCGCTCGTGATCGAGCTCCATGACCGCTTCCGCCCCGGCTGTACCGAGGCGCTGGAAGCCGCGCTGCAAGGCCGCGACTGCCGGCGTTCGCATTCCGGCGAGAGCATCGTGCTGGCCGGCCTCGCGCGACCCGCCTTGGCGCACTGA
- a CDS encoding EVE domain-containing protein, with protein sequence MQNPQCWIGVVSREHVMRGVEGGFIQLNHGKRAPLQRLQAGDRVALYSPREAYPDGAPLQAFTAIGEVVSGEVYQVEMAPDFKPYRVDVRFLPCEEASIRPLIEDLSFIRDKTHWGAAFRFGYVRVPEADFLLIAQAMRASFDAGAALPKQAPRVSALRA encoded by the coding sequence ATGCAGAACCCTCAATGCTGGATCGGCGTGGTGTCGCGCGAGCATGTGATGCGCGGCGTGGAAGGCGGTTTCATCCAGTTGAACCACGGCAAGCGCGCGCCCTTGCAGAGGCTGCAGGCGGGCGATCGGGTGGCCCTCTACTCGCCGCGCGAGGCCTATCCGGACGGGGCGCCGCTGCAGGCCTTCACCGCCATCGGCGAAGTCGTGAGCGGTGAGGTCTACCAAGTCGAGATGGCGCCGGACTTCAAGCCCTACCGGGTGGATGTGCGCTTTCTTCCCTGCGAAGAAGCATCGATCCGGCCGCTGATCGAAGACTTGAGTTTCATCCGCGACAAGACGCATTGGGGCGCGGCCTTCCGCTTCGGCTACGTGCGCGTGCCCGAGGCGGATTTCCTGCTCATCGCGCAGGCCATGCGCGCGAGCTTTGATGCCGGCGCCGCGCTGCCCAAGCAGGCTCCACGCGTGAGCGCGCTACGCGCCTGA
- a CDS encoding DUF1801 domain-containing protein: protein MPDPTAGPPASIDDYIAGFAPEVQAHLQKIRQLIAATAPEAEEAISYRMPAFRIGAVLVYFAAFKQHIGLYPPVRGDAALEAELAPYAGEKGNLRFPLDRPIPYALIERVVRLRREKVLAAAAGKAAARKRKPVRA, encoded by the coding sequence ATGCCCGACCCGACCGCCGGTCCGCCGGCCAGCATCGATGACTACATCGCCGGCTTTGCGCCGGAAGTGCAGGCGCATCTGCAGAAGATCCGGCAACTGATCGCCGCCACCGCGCCGGAGGCCGAGGAGGCCATCAGTTATCGCATGCCGGCGTTTCGCATCGGCGCGGTGCTGGTCTATTTCGCGGCTTTCAAGCAGCACATCGGCCTCTATCCGCCGGTACGCGGCGATGCGGCGCTGGAGGCGGAGCTGGCGCCGTACGCGGGGGAGAAAGGCAATCTGCGTTTTCCGCTGGACCGGCCGATTCCCTATGCGTTGATCGAGCGCGTCGTGCGTTTGCGGCGCGAAAAGGTATTGGCGGCGGCTGCCGGGAAAGCCGCAGCACGCAAGCGCAAACCGGTTCGCGCCTGA
- a CDS encoding GFA family protein has protein sequence MSQACGVGAAAYGHCLCGAVQYTVAAPFEYAGYCHCPRCRLATGSACSVFAAARAAALRIDAGAELLTIYPRNPDNLSHFCSRCGTLLYAVVREGEYAHVQMGTLVADPGIAPQFHLFAAQKAPWHAIGDQLPQFAGFAP, from the coding sequence ATGAGCCAGGCCTGCGGCGTGGGCGCCGCAGCCTACGGCCATTGCCTGTGCGGCGCGGTGCAATACACGGTGGCGGCGCCTTTCGAGTACGCCGGCTACTGCCATTGCCCGCGCTGCCGCCTCGCCACGGGATCGGCCTGCAGCGTCTTTGCCGCGGCGCGCGCGGCGGCGCTGCGCATCGATGCGGGCGCGGAGCTGCTCACGATCTACCCACGCAACCCGGACAACCTCAGTCACTTCTGCAGCCGCTGCGGCACGCTGCTCTACGCCGTGGTGCGCGAGGGCGAGTACGCGCATGTGCAGATGGGGACGCTGGTGGCAGACCCGGGCATTGCGCCGCAGTTTCACCTCTTCGCGGCGCAGAAAGCCCCCTGGCACGCGATCGGCGATCAGTTGCCGCAGTTCGCGGGCTTCGCGCCGTGA
- a CDS encoding glutathione S-transferase family protein, which produces MKIYWIEAQAPRRVLALAKHLGIKAELIELDLVAGELRTPDYAWLNPNMKAPTLIDAEVVLWESSAIMAYLCTRVGSDMWPTHAPMQMVEVLRWLSWSDCHWGPAVAPFYFEHVVKATFGFGPPDSARLIDRMPDFVRYAKVLDAHLTDRAFVACGRLTIADFQLASMATYWRESAMPMDAFPNIVRWLDGLMRIPAWADPWPTSRLRLEQAA; this is translated from the coding sequence ATGAAGATCTACTGGATCGAGGCGCAGGCACCGCGGCGGGTGCTGGCGCTGGCGAAGCACCTGGGCATCAAGGCGGAGCTCATCGAGCTGGACCTGGTCGCAGGCGAGCTGCGCACGCCGGATTACGCCTGGCTCAACCCGAACATGAAGGCGCCGACCCTGATCGACGCCGAGGTCGTGCTGTGGGAATCGTCCGCGATCATGGCCTACCTGTGCACCCGGGTCGGTTCGGACATGTGGCCCACGCATGCGCCGATGCAAATGGTGGAGGTGCTGCGCTGGCTCTCCTGGAGCGATTGCCACTGGGGGCCGGCGGTCGCGCCCTTCTACTTCGAGCACGTGGTGAAGGCGACTTTTGGTTTCGGGCCGCCGGACAGTGCACGCCTGATCGACCGGATGCCGGACTTCGTCCGCTACGCCAAGGTGCTCGACGCGCACCTCACCGATCGCGCCTTCGTCGCCTGTGGTCGTCTCACCATTGCCGACTTCCAGCTCGCCTCGATGGCCACCTACTGGCGCGAATCGGCCATGCCCATGGACGCGTTCCCGAACATTGTGCGCTGGCTCGACGGCCTGATGCGGATCCCCGCTTGGGCCGACCCCTGGCCCACCTCGCGGCTGCGCCTGGAGCAGGCCGCATGA
- a CDS encoding DUF2127 domain-containing protein, translated as MRARKAIRAVALFEAFKGSVAVLAGSGLLFFVHHDLQEVAMRLVEHAHLNPAAHYPGIFIAAARHFENLPLVLLACGAATYASVRFVEAYGLWFEKAWAEVLAAASGALYVPFEVLELVRRPRLLGLVLLILNLLVVILMLWVLRARRKNSGAISGEGAGSS; from the coding sequence ATGCGCGCACGCAAGGCCATCCGCGCCGTCGCCCTGTTCGAAGCCTTCAAGGGCAGCGTCGCCGTGCTGGCAGGGTCCGGCCTGCTGTTCTTCGTCCACCATGACCTGCAAGAGGTGGCGATGCGCCTGGTCGAGCACGCGCATCTGAACCCCGCCGCGCACTATCCCGGGATCTTCATCGCCGCCGCCAGGCATTTCGAGAATCTGCCCCTCGTGCTGCTTGCCTGCGGTGCCGCGACCTATGCGTCGGTGCGCTTCGTCGAGGCCTACGGCTTGTGGTTCGAGAAGGCGTGGGCCGAGGTGCTCGCCGCAGCCAGCGGCGCGCTGTACGTGCCGTTTGAAGTGCTGGAGCTGGTGCGGCGTCCGCGCCTGCTCGGCCTCGTGCTGCTGATCCTCAATCTGCTGGTGGTGATCCTGATGCTCTGGGTGCTGCGTGCGCGGCGAAAGAACAGTGGGGCAATCTCGGGCGAGGGCGCGGGCAGTTCGTGA
- a CDS encoding cupin domain-containing protein — protein MSATRPASALDIAQDLGSGYPDPFPKGLPGSSCRKLGDHFGLSQFGVSFNTLVPGDQSGLRHWHSQEEELIFVLEGELMLQLDDGEHRLQAGMCAGFRGGERRAHLLRNRGEAPARYLIIGGRIRGDVAFYPDDDLAWLETPEGTVAIHKDGRRY, from the coding sequence ATGTCCGCAACCCGTCCAGCATCCGCCCTCGACATCGCTCAGGACCTTGGCTCCGGCTATCCCGATCCCTTCCCGAAGGGGCTGCCCGGGTCGAGCTGCCGCAAGCTCGGCGATCACTTCGGCCTCTCGCAGTTCGGGGTCAGCTTCAACACGCTCGTGCCGGGCGACCAGTCCGGCCTGCGTCACTGGCATTCGCAGGAAGAGGAGCTGATCTTCGTGCTCGAAGGCGAGCTGATGCTGCAGCTCGACGACGGCGAACACCGCCTGCAGGCGGGCATGTGCGCCGGGTTCCGCGGCGGCGAGCGCAGGGCGCATCTGCTGCGCAACCGCGGCGAGGCGCCGGCCCGCTACCTCATCATCGGCGGCCGTATCCGTGGTGACGTGGCCTTCTATCCGGACGACGACCTCGCCTGGCTGGAGACGCCGGAAGGCACTGTCGCCATCCACAAGGACGGACGACGCTACTGA
- a CDS encoding metalloregulator ArsR/SmtB family transcription factor: protein MLNQSDPLNAVFRALAEPTRRAIVLQLSRGRASVSDLAAPLDLSLAAVVQHVQALEESGLVRTQKLGRVRSCELNSEALGLAEQWLSQRRLQWEAHFDRLGAVLAEDAPGSSSE, encoded by the coding sequence ATGCTTAACCAATCAGATCCCCTCAACGCCGTCTTCCGCGCGCTGGCCGAGCCGACGCGTCGGGCCATCGTCCTGCAACTCTCGCGCGGTCGCGCCTCGGTGAGCGACCTCGCCGCGCCGCTGGATCTCTCGCTCGCGGCGGTGGTCCAGCATGTGCAGGCACTGGAGGAAAGCGGCCTGGTCCGCACGCAGAAACTAGGGCGCGTGCGCAGTTGCGAACTGAACAGCGAGGCCCTGGGTCTGGCGGAACAGTGGTTGAGCCAGCGGCGCCTGCAGTGGGAGGCGCATTTCGACCGACTCGGCGCCGTACTGGCCGAAGACGCACCCGGGAGCAGCTCTGAATGA